The following proteins come from a genomic window of Acetivibrio cellulolyticus CD2:
- a CDS encoding Hsp20/alpha crystallin family protein gives MSSLIPFERKNNGVQRKNGSLFDLFDMDRVFENFFNDTVFPSHFNNSGQMRVDISENDREYILEAELPGVKKDEINLEVHDDRLTISVKKDEKAEEKKDNYLRRERRTSSMVRSFSIENIISDKITAKHENGILTLILPKKEETKPKGRKIDIS, from the coding sequence ATGTCAAGCTTGATACCGTTTGAAAGGAAAAACAATGGAGTACAAAGAAAAAATGGCAGTCTGTTCGATCTCTTTGATATGGACAGGGTATTTGAAAATTTCTTCAACGACACGGTTTTTCCATCTCACTTCAATAACAGCGGACAGATGAGAGTGGACATCAGTGAAAATGACAGGGAATATATCCTTGAGGCAGAGCTGCCAGGGGTTAAAAAGGACGAAATCAACCTGGAGGTTCATGACGACAGACTGACAATCAGCGTGAAGAAGGATGAAAAGGCAGAGGAAAAGAAGGATAATTACTTAAGAAGGGAAAGAAGAACAAGCTCCATGGTCAGGTCTTTTTCCATTGAGAATATTATCAGCGACAAGATTACGGCAAAGCATGAAAATGGTATTCTCACACTGATACTCCCAAAAAAGGAAGA
- a CDS encoding Hsp20/alpha crystallin family protein, producing MFGLVPFERKGRGVQRRNGDYFDIDSIFENFFNDAVLPSFYRNSSQMKVDIRETEREFILEAELAGFCKEDVHIDATEDRLTISVKGKEQKGEAENVYVRKERKALAMERSFAISNIATDKISAKMENGILTVTLPKVEQVQQKTRKIDIK from the coding sequence ATGTTCGGATTGGTTCCATTTGAAAGAAAGGGCAGAGGTGTTCAAAGGAGAAACGGTGACTATTTTGACATTGACAGCATTTTTGAGAATTTCTTCAACGATGCGGTTCTTCCTTCCTTCTACAGAAACAGCAGCCAGATGAAAGTGGACATCAGGGAAACCGAAAGGGAATTTATTCTCGAGGCAGAGCTTGCAGGCTTTTGCAAGGAAGATGTCCATATAGATGCAACAGAAGACAGGCTTACTATCTCGGTTAAAGGAAAGGAACAGAAGGGAGAAGCTGAAAACGTATATGTAAGGAAGGAAAGAAAAGCGCTGGCAATGGAAAGAAGCTTTGCAATTTCAAATATTGCAACGGATAAGATATCCGCCAAAATGGAGAATGGAATTCTCACCGTTACACTGCCCAAGGTGGAGCAGGTACAGCAAAAAACCAGGAAAATTGATATTAAATAA
- a CDS encoding putative ABC transporter permease — protein sequence MWGGFYDTVIYFMLYAFVGWVVEVAYAAYKEKRFVNRGFLAGPICPIYGFGALLILGLDRFIKSGSMPFYMSIASAVVITTFLEYVTGYVMEKLLDIKAWDYSGEVLNLHGRICLKFSLFWGILAYVQLTVLQPVLSIYVNAAAQPIKQIIAVLLLGMIIIHTAKALVRMDTVRQSIGDFKISAYFHRQKSFKV from the coding sequence ATGTGGGGCGGCTTCTATGATACTGTCATCTACTTTATGCTGTATGCGTTTGTTGGCTGGGTTGTTGAGGTTGCCTATGCTGCTTACAAGGAAAAACGGTTTGTAAACAGGGGTTTTCTGGCCGGACCCATATGTCCCATCTATGGATTTGGAGCTCTATTGATTTTGGGGCTTGATAGGTTTATCAAGTCCGGGTCAATGCCTTTTTACATGAGTATAGCTTCAGCAGTAGTTATTACAACCTTTCTGGAGTATGTAACAGGATACGTTATGGAAAAGCTCCTGGATATCAAGGCTTGGGATTACAGTGGAGAGGTATTGAACCTGCATGGCCGGATTTGCCTTAAGTTTTCCTTGTTCTGGGGAATTCTTGCATATGTGCAGTTGACAGTCCTGCAGCCTGTGCTCTCGATATATGTGAATGCAGCAGCTCAGCCAATCAAGCAGATTATTGCCGTGCTGTTGCTTGGTATGATAATAATCCATACCGCTAAAGCATTGGTCAGAATGGATACCGTAAGGCAGAGCATTGGTGACTTTAAAATATCGGCGTATTTTCACAGACAGAAGTCCTTTAAAGTGTAG
- the groL gene encoding chaperonin GroEL (60 kDa chaperone family; promotes refolding of misfolded polypeptides especially under stressful conditions; forms two stacked rings of heptamers to form a barrel-shaped 14mer; ends can be capped by GroES; misfolded proteins enter the barrel where they are refolded when GroES binds), which translates to MAAKIIAFDEKARRSIEAGVNKLADAVKVTLGPKGRNVVLEKKYGSPTITNDGVTIAKEIELEDPYENMGAQLVKEVASKTNDIAGDGTTTATLLAQAIVREGLKNVASGANPIILKKGMEKAVEKAVESIKKNSQKLKGKDDMAFVATISSGDEKIGQLIADAMEKVTAEGVITIEENKASDTIIEVVEGMQFDKGYVSPYMVTDNEKMEALLEDPYILITDKKINNVQDLLPALELVVKNGGKMLLIAEDVEGDALATLVVNKLRGTFTCVAVKAPGFGDRRKEMLRDIAILTGGEVISEEVGMNIKEIKLEWFGKAKSVKVQKENTIIVNGAGNSKAIRDRVESIKKQIELTTSSYDKEKLNERLAKLAGGVAVIRVGAATETEMKEKKYRVEDALNATRAAVEEGIVPGGGTAYINTLPDIKELVNTLHGDEKTGASIILRALEEPLRQIAINAGIDGSVIVEKVKNNDKGIGFDAAKEEYVDMFKAGIVDPVKVTRSALQNAASVAAMILTTESAVAEKPEKKKAPSMPAGDMDY; encoded by the coding sequence ATGGCTGCAAAAATAATTGCATTTGATGAAAAGGCGAGAAGATCCATTGAAGCAGGTGTAAACAAGCTTGCAGACGCCGTCAAGGTTACCTTGGGACCCAAAGGAAGAAATGTGGTGCTGGAGAAAAAATACGGTTCTCCTACCATTACCAACGATGGTGTTACCATAGCAAAGGAAATTGAGCTGGAAGACCCTTATGAGAATATGGGGGCGCAGCTTGTAAAGGAGGTTGCCAGCAAAACAAATGATATTGCCGGTGACGGAACAACCACAGCTACACTTCTTGCACAGGCTATTGTGAGGGAGGGGCTTAAAAATGTTGCCTCCGGGGCTAATCCCATTATATTGAAAAAGGGAATGGAAAAGGCAGTTGAAAAAGCGGTTGAAAGCATAAAAAAGAACAGCCAGAAGCTGAAGGGCAAGGATGACATGGCTTTTGTAGCCACCATCTCATCAGGGGATGAAAAAATTGGCCAGCTTATTGCAGATGCAATGGAAAAGGTAACAGCAGAGGGAGTTATCACCATTGAAGAGAACAAGGCATCTGACACCATTATTGAAGTTGTCGAGGGAATGCAGTTTGACAAAGGTTATGTATCTCCCTATATGGTTACAGACAATGAAAAAATGGAGGCTTTACTGGAAGACCCATACATCCTCATTACCGACAAAAAGATAAACAATGTTCAGGATTTGCTTCCTGCCCTTGAGCTGGTAGTAAAAAACGGCGGCAAAATGCTCCTGATCGCAGAGGACGTGGAAGGGGATGCACTGGCAACCCTTGTGGTCAACAAGCTTCGTGGCACATTCACCTGTGTGGCTGTGAAAGCACCGGGCTTTGGTGACAGAAGGAAGGAAATGCTTCGGGATATTGCTATCCTTACAGGCGGTGAAGTCATATCAGAAGAGGTTGGCATGAACATAAAGGAAATCAAGCTAGAATGGTTTGGTAAGGCGAAATCTGTCAAGGTGCAAAAGGAAAACACCATTATTGTAAATGGTGCAGGAAATTCCAAGGCCATCCGTGACAGGGTGGAATCCATCAAGAAGCAGATCGAGCTTACCACCTCAAGCTACGACAAGGAAAAGCTCAACGAAAGACTGGCTAAGCTTGCGGGAGGTGTAGCTGTCATCAGAGTGGGAGCAGCTACCGAAACAGAAATGAAGGAAAAGAAATACAGGGTGGAGGATGCCTTGAATGCAACCAGGGCTGCTGTGGAGGAAGGTATTGTTCCAGGCGGCGGTACAGCATATATCAATACACTTCCAGACATCAAAGAGCTGGTTAACACTCTCCATGGGGATGAGAAGACTGGAGCGTCCATCATACTCAGGGCTCTTGAAGAGCCTCTCCGCCAGATTGCAATAAATGCCGGGATTGATGGCTCAGTTATTGTTGAAAAAGTGAAGAACAACGATAAAGGAATAGGCTTTGATGCGGCTAAGGAAGAGTATGTGGATATGTTCAAGGCCGGTATTGTAGACCCTGTCAAGGTTACAAGGTCTGCGCTACAGAATGCGGCTTCGGTGGCAGCTATGATTCTGACTACCGAAAGTGCTGTAGCTGAAAAGCCTGAGAAGAAGAAAGCACCTTCTATGCCTGCTGGTGATATGGATTATTAA
- a CDS encoding co-chaperone GroES, whose amino-acid sequence MNIKPLGTRVLLKEIESEETTKSGIVLPSNAKEKPYMAEVVEIGPGEVKDGKEIKMVVKKGDRVLYSKYAGTEVKLDNEKYLLAKQDDILAVIE is encoded by the coding sequence ATGAACATTAAACCGCTGGGTACCAGGGTACTCTTGAAGGAAATTGAAAGTGAAGAAACAACAAAAAGCGGAATTGTGCTTCCGTCCAACGCCAAGGAAAAGCCCTATATGGCTGAGGTGGTTGAAATCGGTCCGGGTGAGGTGAAGGATGGAAAGGAAATTAAAATGGTTGTGAAAAAAGGTGACCGGGTTCTTTACAGCAAATATGCCGGAACAGAGGTCAAGCTGGATAACGAAAAATATCTTTTAGCGAAGCAGGATGATATCCTGGCAGTAATCGAGTAA
- a CDS encoding phosphomannomutase/phosphoglucomutase produces MSSINEGIFRQYDIRGIYNEDLTAKDAELIGKAFGTYIKRKGEIEAVVGKDNRKSSPELFNSLVKGLLDTGINVKDIGVVVSPIFYYATHLYNIKSGIMITASHNPAKYNGFKVQYDGRTLYGEELQDIKRMIQEDDFDSGQGKLTVQSPVKDYISMVKEKIKLPGRRLKVVVDCGNGTAGLFAPKLLKELGCEAIPLYCDSNPDFPNHFPDPVKPENLKDLIKAVKANKADLGVGFDGDGDRLGVVDNQGNIIWGDMLMILFWREILPKHPGTPAIVEVKCSETLVDEVKRLGGQPIFYKTGHSLIKAKMKEINAVFTGEMSGHMFFADEYFGYDDAFYACARLLRILSGSSKSLSELLADVPKTYATPEIRVECTEEEKLFYVGKAKTYFKASGNNIIDIDGVRVQFGDGWGLVRASNTGPELIVRCEARTPERLEQIKKEISDSICPLKVA; encoded by the coding sequence ATGAGCAGTATAAACGAAGGAATTTTCAGACAATACGATATACGGGGTATATACAATGAAGATTTGACGGCAAAGGACGCAGAGCTTATCGGAAAAGCCTTTGGAACCTATATCAAAAGAAAAGGGGAGATAGAAGCTGTTGTAGGTAAGGATAACAGGAAATCCTCTCCCGAGCTCTTCAACAGCTTGGTAAAGGGGCTTCTGGATACAGGCATAAATGTAAAGGATATCGGAGTGGTGGTATCCCCCATATTCTACTACGCCACACACCTATATAACATAAAATCAGGCATTATGATTACGGCAAGCCATAACCCTGCAAAATATAACGGCTTCAAGGTGCAGTATGACGGCAGGACATTATATGGTGAAGAGCTACAGGATATCAAAAGGATGATTCAAGAGGATGATTTTGATAGCGGACAGGGAAAGCTGACTGTACAATCTCCTGTGAAGGACTATATAAGTATGGTAAAGGAAAAAATCAAGCTTCCGGGACGTAGGCTCAAGGTTGTGGTAGACTGCGGCAATGGTACAGCGGGGCTTTTTGCACCCAAGCTTCTTAAGGAGTTGGGCTGTGAGGCTATACCCCTTTATTGCGATTCCAACCCGGATTTCCCCAACCATTTTCCCGACCCGGTAAAGCCGGAAAACCTAAAGGATTTAATAAAGGCTGTCAAGGCCAACAAGGCAGATCTTGGGGTAGGCTTTGACGGGGATGGAGACCGGCTTGGGGTTGTTGACAACCAGGGTAACATCATATGGGGAGACATGCTGATGATCCTTTTCTGGAGGGAGATACTGCCCAAGCACCCAGGCACTCCTGCCATTGTTGAGGTGAAGTGCTCCGAAACACTGGTGGACGAGGTAAAAAGACTCGGAGGGCAGCCTATATTCTACAAGACCGGCCATTCTCTCATAAAGGCAAAAATGAAGGAAATTAATGCAGTATTTACCGGAGAAATGTCCGGACATATGTTCTTTGCGGATGAGTATTTCGGGTATGATGATGCATTCTATGCATGTGCAAGGCTATTAAGAATCCTGTCTGGAAGCAGCAAGTCCTTAAGCGAGCTTTTGGCAGATGTGCCTAAAACCTATGCAACCCCTGAAATCAGGGTTGAGTGCACAGAGGAAGAAAAGCTCTTTTATGTGGGCAAGGCAAAAACATATTTTAAGGCTTCAGGCAATAACATCATTGATATAGATGGAGTTCGTGTACAGTTTGGTGACGGCTGGGGGTTGGTCAGAGCGTCAAATACAGGTCCTGAGCTTATCGTGCGGTGCGAGGCCAGAACTCCCGAGCGTCTTGAGCAGATAAAAAAGGAAATATCCGATTCAATCTGCCCGTTGAAGGTGGCTTAA